One Opitutus sp. ER46 genomic region harbors:
- a CDS encoding replication-associated recombination protein A → MAAPDDEPELFGDEPLAEPVGAGKPAANQPLAARMRPRKLSEVVGQEHILRPGSLLPRLVAQNRFGSLIFYGPPGCGKTSFAEAIAAETHSRFVRVNAVMSNVAELREILGRARRHPEAGTILFIDELHRFNKSQQDLLLPDVEEGNVRLIGATTHNPGFYVNPPLLSRSHLFRLEPLSTQAVVGVLKQALTDAERGLGTRGVTADDKLLADLAVLCGGDLRRALNSLEVLVLGLPEQGTMSPADLEVFARERRIRYDADEDEHYDTISAFIKSCRGSDPDAAMYWLAKMLEGGEDPRFIARRLVILASEDVGLADPQALPLTVAAHHAVDFIGLPEAELTLAHATLYIATAPKSNSATLALGEAHRALKEQPVQTIPAALRSKSGQANKRMGQGKGYKYAHDFPENISGDDYLEKPLRIYAPKTAGWEQKIADRLARWAALKAEIRARER, encoded by the coding sequence ATGGCAGCACCTGATGACGAACCTGAGCTTTTTGGCGACGAACCACTGGCGGAGCCGGTTGGGGCGGGCAAACCGGCGGCAAACCAGCCGCTCGCCGCGAGGATGCGTCCGCGGAAGTTGAGCGAGGTCGTTGGCCAGGAGCACATTCTCAGACCCGGCAGCCTCCTGCCGCGGCTGGTGGCGCAGAACCGGTTTGGCTCACTGATTTTCTACGGACCGCCGGGCTGCGGAAAGACGAGCTTTGCGGAGGCGATCGCGGCCGAGACCCACAGCCGGTTCGTGCGGGTGAATGCGGTGATGTCCAACGTGGCCGAGTTGCGGGAGATCCTCGGCCGGGCGCGGCGCCATCCGGAAGCGGGCACGATCCTGTTCATTGACGAGCTGCACCGGTTCAACAAGTCGCAGCAGGACCTGCTGCTGCCGGACGTCGAGGAGGGCAATGTGCGCCTGATCGGGGCCACGACGCACAACCCGGGCTTCTACGTGAATCCGCCGCTGCTCTCACGCAGCCATCTGTTCCGGCTCGAGCCCTTGTCCACGCAGGCGGTGGTGGGCGTGCTCAAGCAGGCGCTGACCGACGCGGAGCGCGGGCTGGGCACCCGGGGCGTGACGGCGGACGACAAGCTGCTGGCGGACCTGGCGGTGTTGTGCGGCGGCGATCTGCGCCGGGCGTTGAACTCACTGGAGGTCCTGGTGCTGGGATTGCCCGAGCAGGGGACGATGTCCCCGGCGGATCTCGAGGTTTTCGCGCGCGAACGCCGGATCCGTTACGATGCGGACGAGGATGAGCACTACGATACGATCTCGGCGTTCATCAAAAGCTGCCGGGGAAGCGACCCGGATGCGGCGATGTACTGGCTGGCGAAGATGTTGGAAGGCGGCGAAGACCCGCGGTTTATCGCGCGCCGGCTGGTGATCCTGGCCAGCGAGGACGTGGGGCTGGCGGATCCCCAGGCGTTGCCGCTTACGGTGGCGGCGCATCATGCGGTGGATTTCATCGGCCTGCCGGAGGCGGAGCTGACGCTGGCGCATGCGACGCTCTACATCGCCACGGCGCCGAAGAGTAATTCAGCGACGCTGGCGCTGGGCGAGGCGCACCGAGCGCTCAAGGAACAGCCGGTGCAGACGATCCCGGCGGCGTTGCGCAGCAAGAGCGGACAGGCCAACAAGCGCATGGGGCAGGGGAAGGGGTACAAGTACGCGCACGACTTCCCGGAGAATATTTCGGGCGACGATTACCTGGAGAAGCCGCTGCGGATCTACGCCCCAAAAACGGCGGGCTGGGAGCAGAAGATCGCGGATCGGCTCGCGCGGTGGGCGGCCTTGAAGGCGGAGATTCGCGCGCGGGAACGTTGA
- the ettA gene encoding energy-dependent translational throttle protein EttA: protein MPADSVTRVAKPDEAPTIIFSMLGVSKKIERKEILRDISLSFFYGAKIGVLGLNGSGKSSLMRILAGRDTEIDGRVHFEPGYTVGFLEQEPHLTPGKTVRACVEEGVQHLADLVAAYDATWDEIGQATSDAERDAITTKQGELQEKIDALGAWDVASHVDMAMDALRCPPGDQPVDKLSGGERRRVALARLLLQKPSILLLDEPTNHLDAESVQWLEQHLSRYEGTVIAVTHDRYFLDNVAQWILELDRGHGIPWKGNYSSWLEQKQRRLAIEQRTEDRRQKAMARELEWIQKSAKARQAKSQARINAYEAMLKENVAEKERDFEILIPPGPRLGTVVVEADQLAKSYGDNLLFEDVTFSLPPGGIVGVIGPNGAGKTTLFRLITGAELPDAGTLRVGDTVKIAHVDQSRDSLPAQETIWQAISGGEEIMKLAGREVNSRAYCAQFGFTGADQQKKVGVLSGGERNRVHLARLLKSGANLILLDEPTNDLDVNSIRALEEGLENFAGCAVVVSHDRWFLDRVATHILAFEGDSTVQWFNGNYSSYLEDYRRRKGKEADQPHRIKYRKLHRN, encoded by the coding sequence GTGCCCGCCGATTCAGTCACGCGCGTGGCCAAACCCGACGAAGCTCCCACCATCATTTTCTCGATGCTCGGCGTCTCGAAGAAGATCGAACGCAAGGAGATCCTCCGCGACATCTCCCTCTCCTTCTTCTACGGCGCCAAGATCGGCGTCCTCGGCCTGAACGGCTCCGGCAAATCCTCGCTCATGCGCATCCTCGCTGGCCGCGACACCGAGATCGATGGCCGCGTCCACTTCGAGCCCGGCTACACCGTTGGCTTTCTCGAGCAGGAGCCTCACCTCACACCGGGCAAGACCGTCCGTGCCTGCGTCGAAGAGGGTGTCCAGCATCTCGCGGACCTCGTCGCCGCCTATGACGCCACGTGGGACGAAATCGGCCAAGCCACCAGCGATGCCGAGCGCGACGCCATCACCACCAAGCAGGGCGAACTCCAGGAGAAGATCGACGCCCTCGGCGCCTGGGATGTCGCGTCGCACGTCGACATGGCCATGGACGCCCTCCGCTGCCCGCCCGGCGACCAGCCCGTCGACAAGCTTTCCGGCGGTGAGCGCCGTCGCGTCGCACTCGCCCGGCTGCTCCTGCAGAAGCCCTCCATCCTTCTCCTCGACGAGCCGACCAACCACCTCGACGCCGAGAGCGTCCAGTGGCTCGAACAGCACCTCTCCCGCTACGAAGGCACGGTCATCGCCGTCACCCACGACCGCTACTTCCTCGACAACGTCGCCCAGTGGATCCTCGAGCTCGATCGCGGCCACGGCATTCCCTGGAAGGGCAACTACTCCTCCTGGCTCGAACAGAAGCAGCGCCGGCTCGCCATCGAGCAGCGCACCGAGGACCGCCGCCAGAAGGCCATGGCTCGCGAACTCGAGTGGATCCAAAAATCCGCCAAGGCCCGGCAGGCCAAGTCGCAGGCCCGCATCAACGCCTACGAGGCGATGCTCAAGGAGAACGTCGCTGAGAAGGAGCGCGACTTCGAGATCCTCATCCCGCCCGGCCCCCGGCTCGGCACCGTCGTGGTCGAGGCGGACCAACTCGCCAAAAGCTACGGCGACAACCTGCTCTTCGAGGACGTTACCTTCTCCCTCCCGCCGGGTGGCATCGTGGGCGTCATCGGTCCCAATGGCGCCGGCAAAACCACGCTGTTCCGCCTCATCACCGGAGCCGAACTGCCCGACGCCGGAACGCTCCGCGTCGGCGACACCGTGAAGATCGCCCATGTCGACCAGTCGCGCGATTCGTTGCCCGCCCAGGAGACCATCTGGCAGGCGATCAGTGGCGGCGAAGAAATCATGAAGCTTGCCGGTCGCGAGGTGAACAGCCGCGCCTACTGCGCCCAGTTCGGCTTCACCGGCGCCGACCAGCAGAAGAAGGTCGGCGTCCTCTCCGGCGGGGAACGCAACCGCGTTCACCTCGCCCGCCTGCTCAAGAGCGGCGCCAATCTCATCCTCCTCGACGAACCCACCAACGATCTCGACGTGAACTCCATTCGTGCGCTCGAGGAGGGGCTCGAGAACTTTGCCGGCTGCGCCGTCGTCGTCTCGCACGACCGCTGGTTCCTCGACCGCGTCGCCACGCACATCCTCGCCTTCGAGGGCGACAGCACCGTGCAGTGGTTCAACGGCAACTACTCAAGCTACCTCGAGGACTACCGGCGCCGCAAGGGCAAGGAAGCCGACCAGCCCCACCGCATCAAGTACCGCAAGCTCCACCGGAATTGA
- a CDS encoding glycoside hydrolase family 3 N-terminal domain-containing protein, translating to MNSYSIPRFTMVLAGVLMGCLAMAAPDQPPVSAEKADERAGALLAKMTTEQKLELISGHNQFFIKGFPELGIPQLYMSDATQGVHIRPQLSNQLEKSVAFPAPIALAASWNPDLAYAYAKAVGEECRAGDVAVLLGPGMNIYRVSQCGRNFEYFGEDPYLIARMVERYVRGMQDTGTMATLKHFVANNTDHRRRTSNSIVDERTLHEIYLPGFKAGIDAGALAVMTSYNQVNGEWAGQSRAVITDLLRGQLGFKGLVMSDWTSVWDAEKIIKSGQDLEMPGKANIVKDAARLLAEGKVAMADVDRMARSILRTCIALGLHDRPVKDERFLAKFADHESVALQSAREGVVLLKNNGVLPLAPKGTGKILATGTFMEKLPRGGGSADVLGYNAVLLKQAIAETYGERVTFVAEPTDEQLKAADVVLLSTGTLDKEGADRPFALAKADEARVQRAVSLNPRTVVIVNSGGGIQMTDWNEQAAAVVYGWYPGQVGNRALVEVIAGLTNPSGRLPITIERRFKDSPGYGYVPAGEDVGKGLKRGEEMAKPVYPIEYKEGVFVGYRWYEAKKIAPLYAFGAGLSYTTYAYGQPVIAKANAKRGEAVTVTCTVHNTGKVAGAEVVQLYVRPAKAPVPRPEKELKGFAKIPLAPGEVKTVTFTLNPRDFAYWDVARHDWSVAPGRYQVLVGGASDRIAGEASVTLE from the coding sequence ATGAATTCCTATTCTATCCCCAGATTCACGATGGTGCTCGCGGGTGTGTTGATGGGCTGCCTCGCGATGGCGGCGCCCGATCAGCCCCCGGTCAGCGCCGAGAAGGCCGATGAACGCGCGGGTGCGTTGCTCGCGAAGATGACGACGGAGCAGAAGCTCGAGCTGATCAGCGGCCACAATCAGTTTTTCATCAAAGGATTCCCGGAGCTGGGGATTCCGCAGCTGTACATGTCGGACGCGACGCAGGGCGTGCACATCCGGCCGCAGCTCAGCAACCAGCTCGAGAAATCGGTCGCGTTTCCGGCGCCGATTGCACTGGCGGCATCGTGGAACCCGGACCTCGCGTATGCCTACGCGAAGGCGGTGGGGGAGGAATGCCGGGCCGGTGACGTCGCGGTGCTGCTTGGGCCCGGAATGAACATCTATCGCGTGTCCCAGTGCGGGCGGAACTTCGAGTATTTCGGTGAGGATCCCTATCTCATCGCGCGCATGGTGGAGCGGTACGTGCGTGGGATGCAGGATACCGGCACGATGGCGACGCTGAAGCATTTCGTCGCGAACAACACCGATCACCGGCGGCGGACTTCAAACTCGATCGTCGATGAACGCACGCTGCACGAGATCTATCTTCCGGGCTTCAAGGCGGGCATCGATGCGGGGGCGCTGGCAGTCATGACCTCGTACAACCAGGTGAATGGCGAGTGGGCGGGCCAGAGTCGCGCCGTGATCACCGACCTCCTGCGCGGGCAACTCGGATTCAAAGGGCTGGTGATGTCCGATTGGACGTCGGTCTGGGATGCCGAGAAGATCATCAAGTCGGGCCAGGACCTGGAGATGCCAGGCAAGGCGAATATCGTGAAAGACGCCGCCCGGCTGCTGGCGGAGGGCAAGGTGGCGATGGCGGACGTCGATCGGATGGCGCGGTCGATCCTGCGGACGTGCATCGCGCTGGGGCTGCACGACCGACCGGTGAAGGACGAGAGGTTTCTGGCGAAGTTTGCCGATCACGAGAGTGTCGCGCTGCAGAGTGCGCGCGAAGGCGTGGTGCTGCTGAAGAACAACGGTGTGCTCCCGCTCGCCCCGAAAGGCACGGGCAAGATCCTTGCGACGGGCACGTTCATGGAGAAGCTCCCGCGCGGGGGCGGTTCGGCGGACGTGCTCGGCTACAACGCCGTGCTGCTGAAGCAGGCCATCGCCGAGACGTATGGCGAGCGGGTCACCTTCGTGGCGGAGCCGACGGACGAGCAATTGAAGGCGGCGGACGTGGTGCTGCTCAGCACGGGTACGCTCGATAAGGAAGGCGCGGATCGGCCGTTTGCCCTGGCGAAGGCCGACGAGGCGCGGGTGCAACGCGCAGTGAGCCTCAATCCGCGCACGGTGGTGATCGTGAACAGCGGCGGCGGCATTCAGATGACCGACTGGAACGAGCAGGCGGCGGCGGTGGTGTACGGCTGGTATCCCGGCCAGGTGGGCAACCGCGCGCTGGTCGAGGTGATCGCAGGCCTGACGAATCCATCGGGGCGGCTGCCCATCACGATCGAGCGCCGGTTCAAGGATTCGCCCGGCTACGGGTATGTGCCGGCCGGTGAGGACGTCGGCAAAGGTCTGAAGCGCGGTGAGGAGATGGCGAAACCGGTCTACCCCATCGAGTACAAGGAAGGCGTCTTCGTGGGTTATCGCTGGTACGAGGCGAAGAAGATCGCGCCGTTGTATGCGTTTGGCGCGGGACTCTCTTACACGACCTACGCGTACGGTCAGCCGGTGATCGCGAAGGCCAACGCCAAGCGGGGCGAGGCCGTGACCGTGACCTGCACGGTGCACAACACGGGCAAGGTCGCGGGCGCCGAAGTCGTGCAACTCTATGTGCGGCCCGCGAAGGCGCCGGTGCCGCGGCCTGAGAAGGAGTTGAAGGGCTTTGCGAAGATCCCGCTGGCCCCGGGCGAAGTGAAGACGGTGACATTCACCCTGAACCCGCGGGACTTCGCGTATTGGGATGTGGCGCGCCATGACTGGTCGGTGGCTCCCGGTCGCTACCAGGTGCTCGTGGGCGGCGCGTCCGACCGCATTGCGGGCGAGGCGAGTGTCACGCTGGAGTGA
- the ilvB gene encoding biosynthetic-type acetolactate synthase large subunit — protein MKTYTGATLLRTLLERQGIHTIAGIPGGAILPFYDALHGSRIRHVLARHEQGAGFIAQGMARVTGHAAVCVATSGPGATNLLTAIADARLDSVPLVAITGQVPQPLIGTDAFQEVDTYGLTLPITKHNFLVRSAAELLEVVPLAFQLAESGRPGPVLIDVPKDVLNARIDVAGLPERGHRTSVAWCPDEPIEQLATLLVGCERPVLYLGGGVIGAGAAELARTLAQRLNAPVVATLMALGAMEHDDPLFMGMLGMHGGKGTNLLLQEADLVLAVGARFDDRATGKVAEFCPRAMIAHIDIDRAEIGKIKTTALGLQGDAADILRRLVAQLPDAPARPAWRRRAMDLKVKHPLHCPAPAHHPLHPLNVIRELGRQLPEDAIVTTDVGQHQMWVAQAYPFRQPRTLLTSGGLGTMGFGLPAAIGAALAAPDRRVVCVSGDGSILMNVQELATLAELQLPVAIVLFNNSNLGLVRQQQELFYGGRYEASRFAHAPDFAAVARAFGLRGVRLDREGDPLAQLAAALAERGPCLIDVPIDDQANVYPMVPPGAANLQTITAPELELATAHE, from the coding sequence ATGAAAACCTACACCGGGGCCACGTTGCTCCGAACCCTGCTCGAACGACAGGGCATTCACACCATCGCCGGCATCCCGGGCGGAGCGATCCTGCCCTTCTACGACGCCTTGCACGGCAGCCGCATCCGACACGTCCTCGCCCGCCACGAACAAGGGGCGGGCTTCATCGCGCAGGGCATGGCGCGCGTGACCGGACACGCGGCGGTCTGTGTGGCGACCTCCGGGCCGGGGGCCACAAATCTGCTCACGGCGATCGCGGATGCGCGGCTCGATTCGGTGCCGCTGGTGGCAATCACCGGCCAGGTGCCGCAGCCGCTGATTGGAACGGATGCCTTCCAGGAGGTGGACACCTACGGGCTCACGCTGCCGATCACGAAACACAATTTCCTCGTGCGTTCGGCGGCGGAGCTGCTCGAAGTGGTGCCGCTCGCCTTTCAACTGGCGGAGTCGGGACGACCGGGGCCGGTGCTGATCGATGTGCCGAAGGACGTGCTGAACGCGCGGATCGACGTGGCCGGATTACCGGAACGCGGGCATCGCACCTCGGTGGCCTGGTGTCCGGACGAGCCCATCGAGCAACTCGCCACGCTCCTGGTCGGCTGTGAGCGGCCGGTGCTCTATCTCGGCGGCGGCGTGATCGGGGCCGGTGCCGCGGAACTGGCGCGGACGCTCGCGCAGCGGTTGAACGCGCCGGTGGTGGCGACGCTGATGGCGTTGGGCGCGATGGAGCACGACGACCCGTTGTTCATGGGCATGCTGGGCATGCACGGCGGCAAAGGCACCAATCTCCTCCTGCAGGAGGCGGATCTCGTGCTGGCGGTGGGAGCGCGTTTTGACGACCGCGCAACCGGGAAAGTGGCGGAGTTCTGCCCGCGGGCCATGATCGCGCACATCGACATCGACCGTGCGGAAATCGGGAAGATCAAGACGACGGCGCTTGGATTGCAGGGCGACGCGGCCGATATCCTGCGCCGGCTCGTGGCCCAGTTGCCCGATGCTCCAGCGCGGCCGGCGTGGCGGCGACGGGCGATGGATCTCAAGGTGAAGCACCCGCTGCATTGCCCCGCGCCGGCGCACCATCCGCTGCACCCGCTCAACGTGATCCGTGAACTCGGCCGTCAGCTGCCGGAGGACGCGATCGTCACGACCGACGTGGGGCAGCATCAGATGTGGGTGGCCCAGGCGTATCCCTTCCGTCAGCCACGCACGCTGCTGACGTCAGGCGGGTTGGGCACGATGGGCTTCGGGCTCCCGGCGGCGATCGGCGCGGCGCTCGCGGCGCCGGATCGGCGCGTCGTGTGCGTGAGCGGGGATGGGTCGATCCTGATGAACGTGCAGGAACTGGCGACGCTGGCGGAGTTGCAGTTGCCGGTGGCGATCGTGCTCTTCAACAACTCGAACCTCGGGCTAGTGCGGCAGCAGCAGGAGCTCTTTTACGGCGGCCGGTACGAAGCATCGCGGTTCGCCCACGCCCCCGATTTCGCCGCCGTGGCGCGGGCGTTCGGGCTGCGGGGCGTGCGGCTCGACCGCGAGGGCGATCCCTTGGCGCAATTGGCAGCGGCGCTGGCTGAACGCGGGCCGTGTCTGATCGATGTGCCGATCGACGATCAGGCCAACGTCTACCCGATGGTGCCCCCGGGCGCCGCGAACCTGCAGACGATCACCGCACCGGAACTCGAACTGGCCACGGCCCATGAATAA
- a CDS encoding ACT domain-containing protein — MAPALEPSHGHAAKAVLELRVRNHPGTMSHITGLFARRAFNLEAIACAPVGDGATSAMLLLVANEPRLEQVVRQLERLYDVLSVRPRSDLTPEFFTRWIHDGGER, encoded by the coding sequence ATGGCACCGGCGCTCGAGCCGAGCCATGGCCACGCGGCCAAGGCCGTCCTTGAACTTCGGGTACGCAATCACCCTGGAACGATGTCGCACATCACCGGGCTCTTTGCCCGCCGGGCCTTCAACCTCGAGGCGATCGCGTGCGCCCCGGTGGGCGATGGTGCCACCAGCGCGATGTTGTTGCTTGTGGCGAACGAGCCCCGCCTCGAGCAGGTTGTGCGGCAACTGGAGCGACTCTACGACGTGCTTTCGGTGCGGCCGCGGAGCGACCTGACGCCGGAGTTCTTCACTCGCTGGATCCACGACGGCGGCGAGCGCTGA
- the aat gene encoding leucyl/phenylalanyl-tRNA--protein transferase, with protein sequence MNAVPEFSWGPPEPDDGLGLVALDYQLSADRLVSAYRHGIFPWPDGSPLNPIPWVCPPHRAILEFDRLHVPHNLRRARRALSHLTFTTDRAFETVIHACAAAPRPGQAGTWITPAMIGAYVELHRRGLAHSVEAWDGAALVGGLYGVTAADVFTGESMFHRLSDVSKLCVLHLVDHLRDRGATWIDIQQLTPHFALLGAHEITRAEFLRRLNAEQQAPRPLFG encoded by the coding sequence GTGAACGCCGTCCCGGAATTTTCCTGGGGCCCACCCGAGCCTGACGATGGGCTCGGTTTGGTCGCCCTTGATTACCAACTGTCCGCCGACCGCCTCGTGTCCGCCTACCGGCACGGCATCTTCCCCTGGCCCGACGGCTCTCCGCTCAATCCCATCCCTTGGGTTTGCCCGCCACACCGCGCCATCCTCGAATTCGACCGTCTGCACGTGCCCCACAACCTGCGGCGCGCTCGTCGTGCCCTCTCGCACCTCACCTTCACGACCGATCGCGCCTTCGAAACCGTCATCCACGCCTGCGCCGCCGCCCCCCGCCCCGGTCAGGCAGGAACCTGGATCACCCCGGCAATGATTGGCGCGTACGTGGAACTCCATCGCCGTGGCCTTGCTCACAGCGTGGAGGCCTGGGACGGTGCCGCTCTCGTCGGTGGCCTCTACGGCGTCACGGCGGCCGACGTCTTTACCGGCGAGAGCATGTTTCATCGGCTGAGCGATGTCTCCAAGCTCTGCGTCCTGCATCTGGTGGACCACCTCCGGGACCGGGGCGCCACCTGGATCGACATCCAGCAGCTCACGCCCCACTTCGCCCTGCTGGGAGCCCACGAGATTACCCGCGCTGAGTTTTTGCGCCGGCTCAATGCGGAACAACAGGCGCCGCGGCCGCTCTTCGGCTGA
- the accC gene encoding acetyl-CoA carboxylase biotin carboxylase subunit codes for MIQKVLIANRGEIALRIVRACRELGIKTLAVYSEADVQSLHVQLADEAICIGGNRSSDSYLRADRIISAAEIADVDAIHPGYGFLSENAKFAEQCESCNIKFIGPSARAIKMMGDKSVAKDTVRKAGVPIVPGSDGPVDNEGEAIKIARKIGYPVIIKAVAGGGGRGMRIAHNDVSFAKEYHVARGEAEKAFGNGAVYIEKYIEKPRHIEFQILADSHGKVLHLGERDCSVQRRHQKLIEESPSPFLTADLRKRMGKAAVKAAESAEYENAGTIEFLVDAKGNYYFIEMNTRVQVEHPVTEEVTGIDLIKQQIRIANGEKLDFDQGDIKFEKHAIECRINAEDPARNFAPSPGMIGLYYAPGGHGVRVDSHVYSGYTIPPYYDSMIGKLICYGSTRKVALERAYRALSEYLIRGVKTTIPLHRAIMADPVFIEGKATTAYMEDFLSRTAVDLFS; via the coding sequence ATGATTCAGAAAGTCCTCATCGCGAACCGCGGTGAAATCGCCCTCCGCATCGTTCGTGCCTGCCGGGAACTCGGAATCAAGACCCTCGCGGTCTACTCCGAAGCAGACGTTCAGTCCCTCCATGTGCAACTCGCCGACGAGGCGATCTGCATAGGCGGCAACCGCAGCTCCGACAGCTATCTCCGCGCCGATCGCATCATCAGCGCCGCCGAAATCGCCGACGTCGACGCGATCCATCCGGGCTACGGTTTCCTTTCGGAAAACGCCAAGTTCGCGGAGCAATGCGAATCCTGTAACATCAAGTTTATCGGGCCCAGCGCGCGCGCCATCAAGATGATGGGCGACAAGTCCGTGGCGAAGGACACCGTGCGCAAAGCCGGGGTGCCCATCGTCCCTGGCTCCGACGGCCCCGTCGACAACGAGGGCGAGGCGATTAAGATCGCCCGGAAAATTGGGTATCCTGTCATTATCAAAGCCGTGGCGGGCGGCGGCGGTCGCGGCATGCGCATCGCCCACAACGACGTCTCCTTCGCCAAGGAATACCACGTGGCCCGCGGCGAAGCCGAAAAGGCGTTCGGCAACGGCGCGGTCTATATCGAGAAGTACATCGAGAAACCCCGCCACATCGAGTTTCAGATCCTTGCCGACTCCCATGGCAAGGTTCTGCATCTGGGCGAACGCGACTGCTCGGTGCAACGCCGCCACCAGAAACTCATCGAAGAGTCTCCATCTCCCTTCCTCACCGCCGACCTGCGAAAACGCATGGGCAAGGCTGCAGTAAAAGCCGCTGAATCAGCGGAATACGAGAATGCCGGGACGATTGAATTTCTCGTCGATGCCAAAGGAAATTACTACTTTATCGAGATGAACACCCGTGTTCAGGTCGAACACCCCGTCACCGAAGAGGTGACCGGCATCGACTTGATCAAGCAACAGATCCGAATCGCCAATGGCGAGAAGCTCGATTTCGACCAGGGCGACATCAAGTTTGAGAAGCACGCCATCGAGTGCCGCATCAATGCCGAGGACCCGGCCCGCAACTTCGCGCCATCTCCCGGAATGATCGGTTTGTACTACGCTCCGGGTGGCCATGGCGTCCGCGTCGACTCCCACGTGTATAGCGGGTACACTATTCCGCCGTATTACGATTCGATGATTGGAAAGCTGATCTGCTACGGATCCACCCGCAAAGTGGCCCTGGAGCGTGCCTATCGCGCTCTTAGCGAATATCTTATCCGTGGCGTCAAGACCACCATCCCGCTTCATCGCGCCATCATGGCGGACCCCGTGTTCATCGAGGGCAAGGCGACCACGGCCTACATGGAAGACTTCCTCAGCCGCACGGCGGTCGATCTCTTCTCCTAA
- the accB gene encoding acetyl-CoA carboxylase biotin carboxyl carrier protein produces MDLKQIKLIIELMKRSELTEFAVEEEGFKLKIRRGTNGLPVVSANRGSTPPFVIGDTTPPMPVAAPAAATPAAPKEEVGVTYVKSPMVGTFYRAASPESKPFADVGAKVVENTVVCIIEAMKIMNEIQAETKGTIVEVLVENGQPVEYGQRLFKVKQA; encoded by the coding sequence TTGGACCTGAAACAGATTAAGCTCATCATCGAACTCATGAAGCGCTCGGAGCTGACCGAGTTCGCGGTCGAGGAAGAGGGATTCAAGCTCAAGATCCGGCGCGGCACCAACGGACTTCCTGTGGTCTCCGCCAACCGCGGCTCCACGCCGCCCTTTGTGATCGGCGACACCACGCCCCCGATGCCGGTTGCGGCTCCCGCCGCTGCGACTCCTGCGGCTCCGAAAGAAGAGGTCGGCGTCACCTACGTCAAATCGCCGATGGTTGGCACGTTCTACCGTGCCGCCTCACCCGAAAGTAAGCCGTTCGCAGATGTCGGGGCCAAGGTGGTCGAAAACACCGTCGTCTGCATCATCGAGGCCATGAAGATCATGAATGAGATTCAGGCCGAAACCAAGGGCACCATCGTTGAAGTGCTCGTCGAGAACGGCCAGCCCGTGGAATACGGCCAACGGCTGTTCAAGGTAAAGCAGGCCTGA